One Algoriphagus sp. Y33 genomic window, CTCAAATACTACGCTGCTTCTTCGGTCTCCCGTCTATCTAAGTTCCAGCACCTCATTCTTCCCGAAATTCTCGTAGCCACTGATGCGATGAAAGCTTAACACGTCATTGCGAGGGGTTTATTCTATTACCAAATCAATAGTACATTTCTGCCCCGAAGCAATCTGTTAAGTAAAATAAAGAGATTGCTTCGCTCGTTCCTCACTCGCAATGACGAACTCCCACTATTTTCCGCCTATAAACAAGTCATTTCTCTTAGGTCTCCCGTCTATCTAAGCTCCAGCACCTCATTCTTCCCGAAATCCTCGTAGCCACTGATGCGATGAAAGCTTAACACGTCATTGCGAGGGGTTTATTCTATTACCAAATCAATAGTACATTTCTGCCCCGAAGCAATCTGTTAAGTAAAATAAAGAGATTGCTTCGCTCGTTCCTCACTCGCAATGACGAACTCCCACTATTTTCCGCCTATAAACAAGTCATTTCTCTTAGGTCTCCCATCTATCTAAGTTCCAGCACCTCATTCTTCCCGAAATTCTCGTAGCCGCTGATGATTACTTTCTCACCTTCCACCAAGCCTTCCAGTACTTCATAGAATTCAGGGTTTTTGTTTCCAAGCCTGATATTTCTCTTTTCAGCATTTCCGGAAGAGTTGATCACAAACACCCAGTTTCCTCCTGTATCCTTAAAGAACCCGCCCGTCGGCAAAAGCAAGCTCTGCTCACTATCACTAAGTTGCAATCTGATTCTCACACTCTGTCCTCTTCTGATTCCCTGTGGGCTTTCACCGGTAAATCTCATATCCACTTCAAATCGACCGTTGGCAATCGTAGGATATATCTTGGTTATTTCCAGCTCATGATCCACACCACTTAGCGTAAACTTACCCTGCAGACCTTGACCTATTCTAGGCAGGTACAGCTCATCTATTGGCACACGCACTTTGAATTCATCCAGCACATCAATCTGTCCATAGCGTGCACCTGAATTAATCGCCTGCCCCACTTCGATTTGCTCCATAGCCAACTGGCCTGCAATGGGAGCTTTAATGACGAGACCATCCAGTATCTGTCCTACTCCTTCCAATGAAGCATTCATTCTGTTTTCAGATTGTCGAAGCTGCGCAAGCTGATAAGATCTGGCGATGGAATCACTCTTATAAGACTTATAAGTCAATTCCTTTCTCTTCAGATTGTAATCATACTGCTCAGCCACTTCCTCATATTCTCTGTCTGAGACTAGCTTCTTTTCGTGCAACTCTTTGAATCTCTTGTACTGTGGCTCAAGCAGACTGATTTGATAATCTATTTCCGCCAGTTGTCCTTGCTGGCTCAGGTCATTTTGGTCCAGAAAAAGACGGGTCTGACGCAGATTGTTGATCTGCTCATACAGCATGGTCTCCCGCTGCATCACATCCAGCTGCAAGTTGGAATTGGCCATAATCAAAATCGTATCTCCTACCTCTACCAGTGCTCCGGATTCACGTACTATCTGCGAGACCATTCCCCCTTCCACCGCATCGAGGAAAAAAGTTTGCGCAGGTTCGATCTGTCCCGAAACCAATATATAATCGGTAAACTCACCTTTCGAAACTGTCGCGATGCTCAAGCGATCTTTCTCCACATTCATTGTAGACCTGTGATCCGCATAGGCGATTTGGTAAACAATTCCTGCGACTATAGCCACTCCGCCTACTATCCAGGCGATTCTTTTTGGGGTCCAGGTTTTCTTAGCTATTTTTCTATCCATTGTGTGTAAATGCCATTTTCGGGCTGCCCCCACTATGCCAAATGGTATGCCATGCAAAAAATCGCCTTCACAGGCTTGTTTCATCGATTTAGGAAAAAGTGCACTTAAGACTCTCGAACATTTTCGTCCGCAAGCGAACAAAATATTTCAAAGTCGACTATTTTTTACCTAACTTATATTTCCGCTCTATCCTCTCAAAACATGCCCATAGTGTCCGAAATCAAACGTTTTACGGTAAATTTATATCGTCTTGCTTTTCGGTATGCTTTTGGAACAGGAGCACAGTGCAAGCAGGAAAGGTTTCCGTGCTTTTTTAATTCCTTTTTACTATGAGCGAGCAACGAACAGGCAAAATCCTGATTGTAGATGACAATGAAGACCTCTTAAAGGCAGCAAAAATTTTCCTGAAGCGGCACTTTTCCCAAGTGGACACTGAGACCAATCCAGACCTACTTCCCATTCTCACACATAATGAGTCGTACGATGTGATCCTGCTGGACATGAACTTCACCAAAGATGTGAGTTCAGGACAGGAAGGATTCTATTGGCTTGACCGTATCCTTGAACTTGACCCTTCCGCAGTGGTGGTCTTGATCACTGCTTATGGGGATGTGAATCTTGCAGTAAAAGCCATTAAGGAAGGAGCTACTGATTTTGTCTTAAAGCCTTGGGAAAATGAGCGTCTGCTAGCAACATTGAATTCTGCCTTGCAGCTTCGCAAAAAGAAGATGGAAGTGGATCTGCTGAAAGATCAAAAGCAAACCATGCAGCAGGATATTGACAATAAGTTCAAAGACATCATCGGCCAAAGTGAGTCAATGCAGAAGGTTTTTGAGACTATAGAACGAGTGGCCGTCACGGATGCCAATGTCCTGATTTTAGGAGAAAACGGTACGGGAAAAGAATTAATAGCACGGGCAATTCACAGACATTCCCGCAGAAATAAAGAGGCATTTGTAGGAGTTGATTTGGGTTCTATCACACAGACGCTTTTTGAATCAGAGCTATTCGGCCATAAAAAAGGATCATTTACCGATGCCAAGGAAGATCGTGCAGGCAGATTTGAGCAGGCGCATAAAGGAACACTTTTCTTGGATGAAATAGGAAATCTTCCTATGGCACTTCAATCCAAGCTTTTGGCCGTTCTTCAAAACCGCCAAGTGACACGGGTTGGTGCAAACCGGCCAGTGGATGTAAATATCCGCCTTATTTCTGCAACCAATATGCCTATTCATAGTATGGTCTATGAAAGTGGGTTTCGTCAGGATTTACTTTACCGTATCAACACCATTGAGATTCAGCTTCCTCCGTTAAGGGAGCGCGTGGAGGACATTCCTCTTTTGGCAGATTATTTCATTGCTTTTTACACCAAAAAATACAACAAAGACATACGCAAAGCCTCCGACCCGCTCGTGAAACGTATGACTAAATATCACTGGCCCGGCAATATCCGTGAGCTACAGCACAGTATAGAGCGGGCGGTAATCATGTCCAACCATAACGTATTGCAGCCGGAAGATCTTTTTTTGCAGAAAATGAACCAGCCGGAACGTCAGGATGAATCCGTAAGCCTGGAGCACCTGAATATAGAAGATGTGGAACGCATCCTAATCCGCAAGGCACTGCAAAAACACAATGGCCATATCACCCGGGCAGCTGAAGAACTCGGCCTCACACGGTCCTCACTCTACCGCAGACTGGAAAAATATGGTTTATAAGCGGTTTTCACTTGGAGTTGGTTTACGGATATTCGGAATTATCGCATGTATTTACCTTGGACTTTGGCTATATTATAGTCAGGGACTTTGGTTGGCTCCCGCTATTTTGGGTTTGATCGCACTCATACAGATCGGTGAAATGATCTACTATGTCAATTCCATCAATCATAAACTCGCACGGTTTCTGGACTCCATCCGATATGCTGATTTCTCAAGTTCCTTCACTTCAGACAGTAAAATGGGCAAATCCTTCAGGGAGGTTAACTCATCTTTCAATGAAGTGATGGAGGTGTTCAAGCAAACCCGTGCGGAAAAGGAAGAACAGATGCTTTTCCTTCAGGTGATTATTCAGCACATCAATACCGGAATCATTTCTTTCAATGATGCCGGGAAAATCGGGGTGATCAATAATGCCGCTAAGCATTTACTTCAGATTCCCCAATTTCGGGATATTACTGATCTGGGAAAGCTGTCTCCCAAGCTCCTGACGGATGTGATGGAAATGAAGCCTGGACAGCGGATTTCGAAAAAGGTCAATCCTTCCCTGCACCTGATCATACAATCCACTTCACTGAAAATGGGGGGGCATAGCTGGACATTGCTTTCACTGCAAAACATCAATGCGGAGCTTCAGTCCAATGAACTCGAAGCCTGGCAGAACCTGACCAAGGTACTTCGCCACGAAATCATGAATTCCATCACCCCGATTTCCAGTTTGGTAGAATCACTTCGGACAATTTTGGATGAGGACAGCTATGTGCAGCAGGAAGGTTTTCTGATCAAAAGAGACGGCTTCATGGATATGCAGGAGGGGTTGGATACCATTGCCAACCGCAGTAAAGGCTTAGTGAATTTTGTGAATGCCTACCGTGACTACACCAATATCCCTGTACCGAAAAAGGTAACCATGCCTGTAAGGCAGCTCTTTGAGAATGTACTCCATCTGATGAAGGAGGACTTAAAAGTGGCTGAGGTAAAAGTAGAAACGAAGGTTCGTCCCAGTGACTTGGAAATACACTGTGATCCCGACCAGATCACGATGATCTTGATCAATTTGGTGAAAAATGCCGCTGAATCCCTTCATAATCAAGCTGACCGTACGATATGGCTTTCAGCTATAGGTCAGGGAGATTTAGGGCTAATGATACAGGTGGAAGATGCCGGCCCGGGAATTATCCCCGAAGCTCTGGAGCGGATATTTGTTCCTTTTTATTCTACCAAGAAGACCGGAAGTGGTATTGGACTGGCGATCTCAAGGCAGATTATGAATCTCCACAACGGCAGTCTTCAGGTGACTTCCATACCAAATGAACGAACTATTTTCACGATGAACTTCAGGTAGTCGAAGCCAATGTGAGTGTCTCACTCACATTTTATCATGGAAATATTTGGTCCAAGTCCGAAGACTTGGACTAATGCAGCTTTTCTTACCATAAAGTCACAAAGAGATCAAGCGAAAATTGCACGGGAACCGTCGATTATCAGATCGCGCTGCTATGTTTTTCTATGTGGCTATGTAGTAACCCATTTTTTACATCAAGTCCAGCTTCCGGAGAAGCAGGACAACAGTATTCCCGAACCACTCAAAACTTATACATCGCCGTCACGCCGAAAGTCGCCGGATTGCCTAAATGCGCAGGGCCAAAATTGTATGCATAATCGATGTAAGTGGTATCAAATATATTCTTAGCCCAGAAAGAAAGCTCCATGGTATCGGTCATCACTCCAAACTTGGTATTTGCAATCTCATAAGCATCTTGTCTGATGGTATTTTCCAAGTTGAAAAACTGCTCCCCAAAATACAACCACTCCGCTCTCACTACCCACTTCAGCTGACTTGAGTAAAAGAACTGGGGTGTCCATTGCACTGCTACCATGGAAGTCACGTCGGGAGTAAAAATCTGTCTGTTGCCGGAGTAATCTACCTCACCGGATTCTCCGGGAAGCATCAACTTGTCAAAAGTCGCATGTGTATATCCGAAATTCCAGTCAATGCTTAAATTCCTCGCAGGAATTGTGCTTACCTCCCATTCTACTCCCGTGCTTGTCAGGTCACCGGCATTGGTAGTCACCACAATCGCATCCGGCAAGATCAAGCCCGGTATCTGAACATCTGAAACAGTTGTTATAAATGCCGATAAGTTTACTCTTATTTTCCTGTTGAAAAAGTAGTTCTTACTTCCAATTTCAAAATTGTTCGAAAACTCAGGATCGTAGGCAAACAAAGGTGGATTACTTGGATCCGAACCGATCTGCGTCAACCCTCCCGGCCTGAAACCACGGCTGTAACTACCATAAACCTCATTGGTAGTTGCCAGCTGATAAGCTAGGGCAACTTTAGGAGAAATCGCATTATAACTTACATTACCTGTAGTGTCCGGCTGAGTGACCATAGGATCACCCTGTCCAAAATCCATCTCCTGAGAAACAGTCAGCTTCTTTTTCTCATAATCCGAACGCAAACCACCGGTAAGTTTCAATCTATCAGTCAAGCTATAGCTAGCCTGTCCAAAAAAAGCGAATCCGTATCCGGTGGACACATTCGTATTGATGGTGGTGAAGTTGGAAATCGGAGAGCCAACCAATGCAGCATCATCTCCAAAGTAAATCCCCTGCCTGGTCGGAGCCTCAGAGTTGAAACCAAAGAACCCGACTTGCCAATTCAGCTTCTGACCGGTATTTGAAGAGGCCAATCTAAACTCCTGAGTCCAGACAGAAACAGTGTTCCAGTCCCTGCCATAATTATTTACTATGGAAACCCCGTCAATCGGAGAGAAATCTCCATCGATTGGAGTTTTGTAGTAGCGATAATTGTTTTGATAAGCTGTCTGAGAAGAGAAATTAAGACTCGGACCCTCATTTTTGATTACCAGGGAAATATTTTGACTGTCGTCTACCATTTCCGTAATAGCATTTTGGTTGACCTCAAAAGGATTCTCCAACGCAGAATCTGCATTAGGTGCCAAAGAGAACGGTCCATTATTTCGTCCTGAATTGCTTTTGAAGTTTAGAATTGCTTCCCAGTTTTTGGCAAAAAGGTAATTCACATTTCCGGCTATCAACGTGTTCCTTTGCTTGTCAAAATCGCTGTCGTTGAAAAGATTGGTGTAATATCCGTCCAGCTTGTCCGACAAAATTGAGACTCCCACATACACCTTGTGCGGAACCACCATAGTCTTCACCCCCGCCGCTATTCTGGAAAAGCCATAGTTCCCTATATCGGTACGGACAAAGCCTGAAAGTTTATCCGATTTCGGTTTGGTGATGATGTTCATGACACCTCCCATCGCATTTCTTCCATAAAGCGTTCCCTGCGGACCACGCAGTACTTCGATTCTCTCCACGTCATTGAGTAGGAAGAAGTATGTATCCAAGCCAAATTGATTTACGCCATCCACATAGGTCGCTACTGCAGGCTCGTAAGAAGTGGTCGTAATACCTCGAATAGACATCACATTTCTATTGTCGCCCGGATTGGATGAGTATAGATTGGGAATGTATCCCCGAAGATCTTTTGTCTGCCACAGATTCATTTCCTCCACCTTTCGGGTATCAAGCGCAGACACACTAAAAGGCACTTTTTGCAGATTTTCACTTTCTTTTTGGGCAGTCACGATGACTTCACCGAGCTGACTCTCAGGAATGGTGTCGTTCGTCTGTGCAAGAGAGATTTGAGTCACAATGCTTAATCCGCAGGCAAGAACTAGCTTCGCCAGAGTATGGGTATTGATAATTGGCATAATAGGATTGGGACAGTTTCAGCTACGAATTTAAGGGTAGTAGGATTAAAATCCCGATAAAGAGTGACTATTTCCGATTTCTGACCCACCTGCTAAATAATTCCGATTTTATTTTCCTTTGGTCGATTGTTGATCCATACTTTTTGTGGAGTAGACGATGTGGTAAATCAACCCAGTGTAAGTTCCCACAAATCAGGTCTTGGTAAAAAAACGGATGATTGAATTTCCGGATTTTGGATGGTTTTGACTATTGGTTTTAAGTTCTAAGATTAGTTCGACACCTTTCAAGATCGGAAGTTTGGCGGATTGAAAGGGATTGAAGTTCCAATATGATTGGCTATAATTTTTGTTTGGAGAAACATTCTCCCGAAATCGCTACACTCATCCGGGAATGGCTAGCCGGGGTCGTTTTTTGTTGACCCATATGATCGATTCGGAATGACCACGTAGTGGTCGAACCTTTCAATAACCCCGGTGCAACCGGGGGAATGGAAGGATGCGGACGACAACCCCGAATGGGGTTGAACTTTTGCCAAGACAAGAAGTCTCTTTTCCCCTTTTAGTCCCGATAGCTGAGGAGGGGGAATTGCCAAATTTGAACCTCTAGCATTAATTCAAAACATGTACTTGCAGTTAAGGGGATACTCATATACCCCTATATCAAAACCTTCGGCTCCAGCCAAATCATGGTCAAAAGCATCAAAAACATTCCCAGCCAAAGCCAATCGGATACTTTCCTTGTCGAAGTAAAACTATTGGCGGAGGTTTCTTGCTTTGTATGGGATCGCAAAAAATCAGCCCGTAATTTCTCAGTCCTCAAACTTGGCCATGCATCCGTAGCATAACTGTAAAACTCTAAACTATCAGCAACTGAAACCCATCCGGAATCCAAGTTTACAAACTTTCCGGTTTTGGAGAATGGGTTCACCAGAGATGGCTGAAGAAAAACTGAATCAGAGTCAATATAAATAAAGTCATCTTGAAAATCTTCATGATTTATACGAATCTCAACTTGCATTCCCGCAAAAGTAGGTTGCGGAATCTCAACGGATCCTGATTTCCGGGGAAGCATCACTCCGAGAATTTCCTCCCAAATCTCCTGATACCTCAAACTATCCCCGGCCAATTTGAGTGGAAAAGTCTTGCCAAGCAAACTTACGCCCACTTTGGCATTGCCGGTCTGCTGCATGGCAAACGCCTGGTCAAAAGACGATTTCTGTGCAATTGCATTCTCCATAGCATAAGGCAATGCTGTCAGCCCTTCCCCAAGTTCTCTGCTTTCTTCGGTTGTGGTTCGCTTAGTCTTAAAGTTGGTTCCAAATGCCTTATTAATTGCAGCGATATCATTCCCTGCCTCTCCCAAATTAATCACCAAAACAGAAGCTCCATTATCGAAAGCATCCCGGGTAGATTTTTTGGCTAGTTGAGCCGGATCGATGATCAAGAACTGAAGCGAATCCGATTCAGAATTTCCTGAGCTTATAATTGAGCTTTTTGAGATATCAATCCGTTCATTCACCTGCTCGCCTGAGTTGATCAGATGCTGCCTTAATGTCCTGATTTCGGCATCAGGAAAAGCAAATTGCAAATGGTATTGGACCGGCAAAGCAGCCTGCGTAAAGAAATTGATAGAACCAAGCAAACTATCATTCACCATCAAACTCAACTCATTTCTTCCTACTATTTTTGCGGGAAATCTTAAGCGGAAGGCACCGGTATCGGGGTCTGTCACCGTTTCAGCCAGCGTTTCTCCTTGCTGGGCCAACGTGATTCTTACCGAATCCCCTGTTTCGATTTTGCCATTTACTGCTTGCATTTCCCCGTCACGCAGCATCCCTTTCCATTCCAAAAATCGGATTGAACCATATTCAACATCTTGGATCCATCTGACATCTTTTGCAGTGAATTTCAATAAATCTGTCTGAGTGAAATCTGGGCCGAGGAGATAGACGGGGTTTCCCTGTCCCCCGTAATCGGCAATGGCCACAGTTTTTTTGATTCCCAGACTATCTTTCCAATAGCGTATCTTATCTTTTGAGATGGACACCGAATGAACCACTACTGCTTCGGCAGGCTGATCAGACTTCCATACCGGCTGAACCAGGTAAGCGATCAGCACAAAGGCAAAGAGTGCGTTAAGAGAGACCTTGACTGCTTTTCTCCACCCTTTATGCTTGGACTTTAACGTCCAAAAAAGCTGAAAGCCGAATATGACCATAATTGCGCCGGCAAACACCCAAGCCCATGTCCAGGATATCAAAGGTTCGAATTGAATCATTGCAACTTGCTCCAAAAGGCTTTTTCGAGTTCTTTTTGTTTGAGAAAAGATGCATTCACACCTTCTCTTTGGGTTAGGAGAGGATATAGTTTTTGAAACAATTCCCTTTTTCCCTCTTCATCTATTTTTCCGGCATTCAACTCCTGCAATCTTACCAAAACAACCCAGTCCTGCATGCCTGAATAGTTCATCCTCGCCGTCCAGAGTTCACCAAGCTTTTGCACAGCGGCTTTGTCAAGCACCGAGAGCTCTGTCTTGGGCAGCATTCCCAACACTTCTGCGGCGAGTGGTGCCAAGCGGCCGGTAAGAGCCAGCTGATCAACTTTAATTTTGTTTTTCAGTTCATCCAGATCACCGGTTAACCGCTTCTCCTCCACCTTGATTGGAGGCGGATCAAAGCCTGTCCGCTTCACATATACCCTTGATTTCTGTTGGACAGACTTAAGTAACTCAAGCGCTTTTTCTTGATAAGGGATTGCTTTCTCGGGTTCAAAGAGTCTGAGGTATAATTCAGATTGCCACATCTGTTGCAGCGCTGTTTTAAGCGTGGCTTTGGTAGACTCTTCGAAATAGGTATTTGTCTCGGCGTTTTGGTGATCGTGTATGTAAGATTCCATAATTCCCGCAAGGCCGTCTCCGTCATCACTATGGGGATTTGTGGCTACTTCCTCTCCATGGCTGTGATCATGAGTAGCGGTAGGCATAATCATATGATCAGTGATTCCTGCTTCACTTTCTTCGTCATGTCTATGCTCATAACCCTCCAATAGATTCTCCACATCTGAGGCTTCGACCGTTCCTCCACCCGCA contains:
- a CDS encoding efflux RND transporter periplasmic adaptor subunit, whose translation is MKQACEGDFLHGIPFGIVGAARKWHLHTMDRKIAKKTWTPKRIAWIVGGVAIVAGIVYQIAYADHRSTMNVEKDRLSIATVSKGEFTDYILVSGQIEPAQTFFLDAVEGGMVSQIVRESGALVEVGDTILIMANSNLQLDVMQRETMLYEQINNLRQTRLFLDQNDLSQQGQLAEIDYQISLLEPQYKRFKELHEKKLVSDREYEEVAEQYDYNLKRKELTYKSYKSDSIARSYQLAQLRQSENRMNASLEGVGQILDGLVIKAPIAGQLAMEQIEVGQAINSGARYGQIDVLDEFKVRVPIDELYLPRIGQGLQGKFTLSGVDHELEITKIYPTIANGRFEVDMRFTGESPQGIRRGQSVRIRLQLSDSEQSLLLPTGGFFKDTGGNWVFVINSSGNAEKRNIRLGNKNPEFYEVLEGLVEGEKVIISGYENFGKNEVLELR
- a CDS encoding sigma-54 dependent transcriptional regulator — translated: MSEQRTGKILIVDDNEDLLKAAKIFLKRHFSQVDTETNPDLLPILTHNESYDVILLDMNFTKDVSSGQEGFYWLDRILELDPSAVVVLITAYGDVNLAVKAIKEGATDFVLKPWENERLLATLNSALQLRKKKMEVDLLKDQKQTMQQDIDNKFKDIIGQSESMQKVFETIERVAVTDANVLILGENGTGKELIARAIHRHSRRNKEAFVGVDLGSITQTLFESELFGHKKGSFTDAKEDRAGRFEQAHKGTLFLDEIGNLPMALQSKLLAVLQNRQVTRVGANRPVDVNIRLISATNMPIHSMVYESGFRQDLLYRINTIEIQLPPLRERVEDIPLLADYFIAFYTKKYNKDIRKASDPLVKRMTKYHWPGNIRELQHSIERAVIMSNHNVLQPEDLFLQKMNQPERQDESVSLEHLNIEDVERILIRKALQKHNGHITRAAEELGLTRSSLYRRLEKYGL
- a CDS encoding PAS domain-containing sensor histidine kinase; its protein translation is MAISPGQLKNSASHGPHSTADWKNMVYKRFSLGVGLRIFGIIACIYLGLWLYYSQGLWLAPAILGLIALIQIGEMIYYVNSINHKLARFLDSIRYADFSSSFTSDSKMGKSFREVNSSFNEVMEVFKQTRAEKEEQMLFLQVIIQHINTGIISFNDAGKIGVINNAAKHLLQIPQFRDITDLGKLSPKLLTDVMEMKPGQRISKKVNPSLHLIIQSTSLKMGGHSWTLLSLQNINAELQSNELEAWQNLTKVLRHEIMNSITPISSLVESLRTILDEDSYVQQEGFLIKRDGFMDMQEGLDTIANRSKGLVNFVNAYRDYTNIPVPKKVTMPVRQLFENVLHLMKEDLKVAEVKVETKVRPSDLEIHCDPDQITMILINLVKNAAESLHNQADRTIWLSAIGQGDLGLMIQVEDAGPGIIPEALERIFVPFYSTKKTGSGIGLAISRQIMNLHNGSLQVTSIPNERTIFTMNFR
- a CDS encoding TonB-dependent receptor, encoding MPIINTHTLAKLVLACGLSIVTQISLAQTNDTIPESQLGEVIVTAQKESENLQKVPFSVSALDTRKVEEMNLWQTKDLRGYIPNLYSSNPGDNRNVMSIRGITTTSYEPAVATYVDGVNQFGLDTYFFLLNDVERIEVLRGPQGTLYGRNAMGGVMNIITKPKSDKLSGFVRTDIGNYGFSRIAAGVKTMVVPHKVYVGVSILSDKLDGYYTNLFNDSDFDKQRNTLIAGNVNYLFAKNWEAILNFKSNSGRNNGPFSLAPNADSALENPFEVNQNAITEMVDDSQNISLVIKNEGPSLNFSSQTAYQNNYRYYKTPIDGDFSPIDGVSIVNNYGRDWNTVSVWTQEFRLASSNTGQKLNWQVGFFGFNSEAPTRQGIYFGDDAALVGSPISNFTTINTNVSTGYGFAFFGQASYSLTDRLKLTGGLRSDYEKKKLTVSQEMDFGQGDPMVTQPDTTGNVSYNAISPKVALAYQLATTNEVYGSYSRGFRPGGLTQIGSDPSNPPLFAYDPEFSNNFEIGSKNYFFNRKIRVNLSAFITTVSDVQIPGLILPDAIVVTTNAGDLTSTGVEWEVSTIPARNLSIDWNFGYTHATFDKLMLPGESGEVDYSGNRQIFTPDVTSMVAVQWTPQFFYSSQLKWVVRAEWLYFGEQFFNLENTIRQDAYEIANTKFGVMTDTMELSFWAKNIFDTTYIDYAYNFGPAHLGNPATFGVTAMYKF